Genomic segment of Chitinophaga varians:
CCACTACTTCGGATATCATAATATGGAATATGATTTCTATCGTATACAGGAAGGGGAGATCATCGATAACCGTACCCGCGATGTGGATATGCGCAACCCTGTCAACTTCAAACTGGGAGCCGATTATAATATCAACAGCCGGCATACCGTAGGAGTGATGATGAACGCCAACCTGTACTTCGGCCCGGGGATGACCAACACCACCACCTACCTTTCGGATGCGGCCACAGGGCAGTTGACGTCTATGCTGAAAGCTACCAATGACTACTATTCGCAGAAACAAAACTGGAAAAACTACAACGTCAACTATCAATACAAGGATACCAGCGGCCGGTTGTTCACCACAGACCTTGACTATGGCTACTACCGGGCCCGTATCAAAAATATCCTGTACAACCATTTCCTGAAAGCCGACAGTGTGACCGAAACCGATCAGTATACGCTGCGTACTTTTAATAACAGCGATATCAACATCTATGGCATCAAAGCCGATTATGAACAACCGGTACAACGCGGCAAAATTTACGCAGGCGTCAAAGCCAATGCCGTGGCCAGTGACAACCGGGTGCAGATCTTTGATGTAAAAGACAGAAAGGACTACCTGAACGAATCAAAAAGCAATACTTTCCGCTACGATGAAAAGGTATATGCAGCATATGCCATGGCCGACCAACAGTGGGGGAAATGGAAACTGCAGGCAGGTCTGCGCCTGGAACAAACTGTAGCAGACGGCGTGTTGCATGCCAAAAGCCTGGCTACCGGTAAAGATACTTCGCAGCAGGTGAACAACCGTTACCTGGACTTTTTCCCGTCTATGCAGTTGTCCTTCCGTCCGTCGGAGCTGCATCACTTTTCATTGCTGTACAACCGTAAGATAGACCGGCCTACCTATACGGACCTGAACCCTTTTTCCTACCAGCTGGATGAACTTTCCTCCTGGCAGGGGAACGCCTTTCTGCGGCCGCAGTACTCCAACAGTGTTACTGTAGGATATAACGCCACCGGCATTTTGTCGGCCTCGTTAACGTATACCCATCGCCGTGATATGTTTGTGCCGGTATCGGATAGCATCAACGGAAACAAAATGGTGATGACGCCAAAGAATGTGGGATCGCAGCACCTGTTGGCGCTGAACTTGTCCTCCAGCGTGTCGCCGCTGCTATGGTGGAGCATCTCCGCCAATGTGAACGCGTTCTATAAACAGAACCTTATCACCTTCGATGAACGCAGGCATGCCCGATTAAGCGTTAATACCGTGCAACTGAATGTGCAGCAGGTATTTGATCTTGATAAGAAAACGCAGGCGGAAATCAGCGGTAATTATCAGTCGCCTGATATCTATGGCGGTTTCCAGCGAAGCAAACATAACTGGCAGCTGAATGTTGGCGTGCAACGTAAAGTGTTGAAAGACCAGGGAACCGTACGGATCGGTATCAACGACCTCTTTCAGACGGCCCGCTGGTATGGCGTCCGGGATTTTGACGGGCTGTACTACCGCAACAAAGGGTATGAAGATTCCCGTCAGCTGAGGATTGGCTTCAGCTACCGTTTTGGTAACGTGAAGCTGGCCAGGGCAAGGGAACGGAGCTCCGGGCTGGAAAGTGAATCCAGGAGGGTTAAA
This window contains:
- a CDS encoding outer membrane beta-barrel family protein; translation: MHKFILLVLASLPTCVTAQKKDSTIKELKAISIVSKKKTVEFKDGKVVYNVSNSVNAMGSNALELLKRSPGVMVDPTNNISLNGKSGVTVYIDGKPSYMQGDALAALLKSLQSANIYSIELLPNPSSKYDAAGSGGIINIRLKKNTASGLNGDVAAGIHFGQTPKTEGALNLNYRTGKFNLYGNYNHYFGYHNMEYDFYRIQEGEIIDNRTRDVDMRNPVNFKLGADYNINSRHTVGVMMNANLYFGPGMTNTTTYLSDAATGQLTSMLKATNDYYSQKQNWKNYNVNYQYKDTSGRLFTTDLDYGYYRARIKNILYNHFLKADSVTETDQYTLRTFNNSDINIYGIKADYEQPVQRGKIYAGVKANAVASDNRVQIFDVKDRKDYLNESKSNTFRYDEKVYAAYAMADQQWGKWKLQAGLRLEQTVADGVLHAKSLATGKDTSQQVNNRYLDFFPSMQLSFRPSELHHFSLLYNRKIDRPTYTDLNPFSYQLDELSSWQGNAFLRPQYSNSVTVGYNATGILSASLTYTHRRDMFVPVSDSINGNKMVMTPKNVGSQHLLALNLSSSVSPLLWWSISANVNAFYKQNLITFDERRHARLSVNTVQLNVQQVFDLDKKTQAEISGNYQSPDIYGGFQRSKHNWQLNVGVQRKVLKDQGTVRIGINDLFQTARWYGVRDFDGLYYRNKGYEDSRQLRIGFSYRFGNVKLARARERSSGLESESRRVK